A section of the Thunnus albacares chromosome 6, fThuAlb1.1, whole genome shotgun sequence genome encodes:
- the meis3 gene encoding homeobox protein Meis3, with product MEKRYEELVHYSGSEGMSMGGYGDDVRPLPPPQYGAPIPDSLKHHKDQIYGHPLFPLLALVFEKCELATCSPRDSTSLSATSHLPGMTNHSDVCSSESFNDDIAMFAKQIRSEKPIFSSNPELDNLMIQAIQVLRFHLLELEKVHDLCDNFCHRYITCLKGKMPTDLVLDEREGGSKSDMEDFTGSCTSLSEQNASWLREPDECATTPLGTPGTCGLPSLSTADNCSDTGDGLDGGVASPSTGEEDESDRERRNNKKRGIFPKVATNIMRAWLFQHLSHPYPSEEQKKQLSQDTGLTILQVNNWFINARRRIVQPMIDQSNRSGQGGPYSPEGAALGGYGLDGQAHLGLRTAGLQGMSSLQGDYPGALLSQPGYPPHPGPSLHPYPGPHPHPAMLLHPPPHAHPAEPLLAQGLDIHAH from the exons ATGGAGAAGAGG TATGAAGAGCTGGTGCACTACTCAGGGTCGGAGGGCATGTCGATGGGGGGGTACGGGGACGATGTCAGGCCGCTTCCTCCCCCACAGTATGGAGCCCCCATTCCCGACTCCCTCAAACACCACAAAGACCAGATCtatgg tcACCCACTATTCCCACTGCTGGCCTTAGTGTTTGAGAAGTGTGAGCTGGCCACCTGCTCCCCTCGAGACTCCACCTCCCTCTCTGCCACCTCCCACCTCCCCGGCATGACCAATCACAGCGATGTCTGCTCCTCCGAATCCTTTAACGATGACATCGCCATGTTCGCTAAAcag ATTCGTTCAGAGAAGCCCATATTTTCTTCTAATCCTGAGCTGGACAACTTG ATGATCCAGGCCATACAGGTTCTTCGCTTTCATTTACTGGAGTTAGAGAAG GTGCATGACCTGTGTGATAACTTCTGCCATCGCTACATCACCTGTCTGAAGGGCAAAATGCCCACAGACCTCGTCCTGGATGAACGGGAGGGCGGCTCCAAGTCTGACATGGAGGATTTCACTGGATCCTGCACCAGTCTGTCAGAGCAG AATGCATCATGGTTACGGGAGCCAGATGAATGTGCCACAACTCCTCTGGGAACACCAGGCACCTGTGGCCTGCCTTCACTCAGCACAGCAGACAACTGTAGTGACACAG GCGATGGTCTGGACGGAGGAGTGGCCTCCCCCAGTACAGGAGAGGAGGACGAGTccgacagagagaggaggaataaCAAGAAGAGAGGCATCTTCCCCAAAGTGGCCACAAACATCATGAGAGCATGGCTCTTCCAGCACCTGTCG CACCCGTACCCGTCTGAGGAGCAGAAGAAGCAGCTGTCACAGGACACGGGACTGACCATCTTACAGGTCAACAACTG GTTCATCAACGCCAGGAGGAGAATTGTTCAGCCGATGATCGACCAGTCAAATCGCTCAG GTCAGGGTGGTCCCTACAGCCCAGAGGGAGCAGCTCTTGGGGGCTACGGGCTTGACGGACAGGCCCACCTTGGGCTTCGAACAGCAG GTCTCCAAGGGATGTCCTCTCTGCAGGGTGACTACCCCGGCGCTCTGCTGTCCCAGCCAGGCTACCCTCCCCACCCGGGACCCTCTCTCCACCCCTACCCAGGCCCACACCCCCACCCCGCCATGCTGCTCCACCCGCCGCCACACGCACACCCCGCAGAGCCGCTCCTCGCGCAGGGACTGGACATACATGCACACTAG
- the LOC122983484 gene encoding thymus-specific serine protease produces the protein MLLSPTCFLIFLVVLNFVDTGDCFYLFIEPHRSLLIELLSSGIAWRPAGLLLMVHITEDSAVFLQIYFYFSMVGQVLRKIKKSVRNLQLQKAKLHLLTETGSSHQPLQHVREGRIHQQLNHFNRQDVSTFPQVDEIMFFSFFYFSSSHSFCLSFFQRFFVNEAYWQRPDGPVFLFIGGEGPIFEFDVLAGHHVDMAEEHGALLLALEHRFYGDSINPDGLKTESLADLSSQQAVADLAVFHDYISQSFNLSHRNTWISFGGSYSGALSAWFRGKFPHLVYGAVASSAPVKAKLDFSAYNNIVGLSLMNEAVGGSVKCLAAVRKAFAAVEAALMGGNTSQVAEDFGCCQIAKDPDDQIELMQSLADIFMGTVQYNEEGVLMSIHEVCDVMTNRSEAYEEEMEAYNRLVKLAQIYLSTSEEPCLDVSYEKTVKHLMDTSLQSGRKTERQWMYQTCTEFGFYQTCEDATCPFSGMVTLQRETRLCPVLFGISQHSLPRRIAFTNTCYGGDNPHTHRVLYVNGGIDPWQELSVVQERTEEAEEAQTVFIKDTAHCADMTSRRITDRVSLKMAKQEIEKHVASWLKTAAEEKMEKRTV, from the exons ATGCTTTTGTCACCAACATGCTTTCTCATCTTTCTGGTCGTCTTGAACTTTGTTGACACTGGTGA ctgtttttatctatttattgaGCCACATAGGAGTCTTCTTATAGAGCTTCTTAGCTCTGGTATTGCATGGAGGCCAGCAGGTTTGCTGTTAATGGTTCACATCACAGAGGACTCAGCCGTATTTCTAcaaatatatttctatttttcaatGGTAGGCCAGGTTCTGAGGAAGATCAAGAAGAGTGTGCGTAATCTCCAGCTGCAGAAAGCCAAGCTGCATCTACTGACGGAGACAGGCAGCAGTCACCAGCCTCTCCAACATGTAAGGGAGGGCAGGATTCACCAGCAGCTGAACCACTTCAACCGACAGGATGTTAGCACCTTCCCTCAGGTAGATGAAATAATG ttcttttcttttttctatttttcttcctctcattctttctgtctgtctttcttccaGAGGTTCTTTGTGAACGAGGCGTACTGGCAGCGTCCTGATGGTCCAGTGTTTCTCTTCATCGGAGGAGAAGGGCCCATCTTTGAGTTCGATGTTCTGGCAG GTCACCATGTTGACATGGCTGAAGAGCACGGGGCTCTGCTATTGGCTCTAGAGCACCGTTTCTATGGTGACAGCATCAACCCTGATGGCCTCAAAACGGAGAGCCTGGCAGACCTTAGCAGCCAGCAGGC GGTAGCAGACTTGGCTGTATTCCATGACTACATCAGCCAAAGCTTCAATCTGAGCCACAGGAACACCTGGATCAGCTTCGGAGGCTCCTACTCTGGAGCTCTGTCCGCCTGGTTCAGAGGAAAG TTTCCCCATCTGGTGTATGGAGCTGTGGCCTCCTCTGCTCCTGTCAAGGCAAAGTTGGACTTCTCGGCCTACAACAAT ATCGTGGGTTTGAGTCTGATGAATGAGGCGGTTGGTGGCTCAGTAAAG TGTCTGGCTGCCGTGCGGAAAGCCTTTGCTGCTGTAGAAGCAGCGCTGATGGGCGGTAATACCAGCCAGGTGGCCGAGGACTTTGGCTGCTGTCAGATCGCCAAGGATCCTGATGATCAG ATTGAGCTCATGCAAAGCTTGGCTGACATCTTCATGGGAACGGTGCAGTACAACGAGGAAGGTGTGCTCATGTCTATTCATGAGGTCTGTGATGTTATGACCAATAGGAGTGAGGCATatgaggaagagatggaggCTTACAACCGCCTTGTTAAACTCGCACAG ATCTACCTTTCCACCAGTGAGGAACCCTGTCTGGATGTGTCTTATGAGAAGACAGTGAAGCATCTGATGGACACGTCACTTCAATCAGGcaggaaaacagagagacagtggaTGTACCAGACCTGCACCGAGTTTGGCTTCT ACCAGACTTGTGAGGATGCCACCTGTCCATTCTCTGGGATGGTGACGCTGCAGAGAGAAACTAGGCTCTGTCCTGTGCTGTTTGGCATTTCCCAGCATTCCCTGCCTAGACGCATCGCCTTCACAAACACTTGCTATGGAGGAgacaacccacacacacacagggtgctCTACGTCAATG GTGGAATAGACCCCTGGCAGGAGCTGTCAGTTGTCCAGGAGAGGACTGAGGAAGCAGAGGAGGCCCAGACTGTCTTCATTAAGGACACTGCTCATTGTGCTGACATGACCAGTAGAAGAATTACAGACCGCGTCTCGCTCAAGATGGCCAAACAG GAGATTGAGAAGCATGTGGCCAGCTGGCTGAAGACGGCTGCCgaggagaagatggagaaaAGAACAGTGTGA